The following are from one region of the Nicotiana tabacum cultivar K326 chromosome 3, ASM71507v2, whole genome shotgun sequence genome:
- the LOC107772680 gene encoding large ribosomal subunit protein eL14z has product MPFKRFVEIGRVALVNYGKDYGKLVVIVDVIDQNRALVDAPDMVRSQINFKRLSLTDIKIDIKRIPKKKTLVAAMEAADVKNKWESSSWGRKLIVQKRRASLNDFDRFKLMLAKIKRAGVVRQELAKLKKETVA; this is encoded by the exons ATG CCGTTCAAGAGGTTCGTTGAAATCGGAAGAGTTGCGCTCGTTAACTACGGGAAAGACTATGGGAAGCTTGTCGTCATTGTTGACGTCATCGACCAAAATAGG GCTCTTGTTGATGCTCCTGACATGGTAAGGAGCCAGATAAACTTCAAGAGGCTTTCACTCACAGACatcaaaatcgacatcaaaaggATTCCAAAGAAGAAGACCCTGGTTGCTGCTATGGAGGCTGCCG ATGTGAAGAACAAGTGGGAGTCCAGTTCATGGGGAAGGAAGTTGATAGTGCAGAAGAGGAGGGCTTCACTCAACGATTTTGACAGGTTTAAGCTTATGTTGGCAAAAATCAAG AGGGCTGGTGTCGTGAGACAGGAGCTTGCAAAGCTTAAAAAGGAGACAGTGGCTTAA